From Armatimonadota bacterium:
GGACCGCTCAAGCAACCCTGCCACCTCCTCGGAACGCGTTCAACTGATAGCCACCAATCGGATTAACGGCGAAACGGGATATGACCACACAATTTGATCGACAAAAACCGAAAACCCGATCAAGTTGCGACCCAGCCTGAAATGGGGAAACGTCCGGATGGATCGTTTCCCCATTTGCTAATCACCTTGTTTCCTTACTTGTCGGTCACTTGCAGGCCGACCGGCGAGGCAGTCGCCCGGATGCCGGGGTTGTAGTACTGGTACACGACGCTTTGCGGCGTCTGAGCGCGCAGCGGGTATTGCGCAGCCATGTGAACGGAGAAGGTCACCGGCTTGTTCGCCTCGATGCGGTCGAAGTACAGGATGATCTGGCGTCCAGTCAGTTCGAACCGCGTGATCGTCTTCGCCTCGACGAGGCCGATCAGATCGTTCTGATCGACGACGAATCCAGGCGGCACGCCGAGATCGACGACGACCATGTTCGCGTATTTCGCCGGCGGGAGGTTGCGGATCCCCATTCCGACCAGTTCACCGGCAAGCATCACCGGCGGGGTGAACGTGATTTTGACGTCGGCCTTCAGCGTCTCATTGACGGCCAGTTGCGTCCGGTCGTATTTGACCTCGATGTCTAGCGGGCCTTTTTCGGCTCCCTGGCCGCCCCACGGCGTGTAGTGCCAAGCGGAGATGCCGTACATCATCTGTCCCTCGCCTGAAACCTGGAGTTCAACGTCATTGTCACCCGCGCGGACGTACTCCCTGCAGTCAACCTGCTGCATCACGTCCGCATTGTCATCGGTTACCTTGACCGTGCCGGCCTCGGATCCGTTGACGAGGACCTTGATCGTGGCGGAGCCCTTGTGCACCTGGGCGCCCTGCCCGGCGAGAAGCGCTCGGAGGGTGAGGATGGTGGCCTGAGTGCTTCCCCACGTTCCGCTGGGGTCACGTTTGGAGATGAGCCAGTTCAGGGCGCGGCCGACCACGTCGGGATACCGGCCGGATTTGATGCAGGCCAACGCCGCCAGGGCCGTCGTTTCGATGTTGGCTGAGTCGCCTCCCGCGAAAGTAACCGTGGCCTGGCCGGTTTTCCAGTAGGTCATGCCATTCGGGTCATCGGTGCGTTCCTTAACCAGGCGGTCGGTGATTGTTGTGCCGGCGGGGTCGTTGGGGGCGGCGGTGAGCATTGCGTTAGCCAGGATGGCCAGCGCATAGGCGTCAAGCGCTTCGCTCTGGTGAGTCTTGAGGTAGTTGACGCCCTTCCCGGCGGTGCCGGGAGCGCCGTCCACGATGCGGTTGCTCTCGGCCAGCCCCCAGGTCACGTAAGCGGTGGCGAGGAGGTTGCTCTTCCACATCGGTCCGAGACCTTCATCGATATAGTTGGCGTCCGGCGCCCAACTGCCGTCCGGGTTCTGCTGTGACGCTTCCCAGACCTGCGTCCGCGAGAGGACGTTTTTATCGACGTCCCACACGCCGGACATGTCTGCGAATTCCTGCAGGCCGAATGCCGTGAGGACCTTGTTTGCGGGCGGCGTTCCAAACCAGCTGAACCCTCCGCCCTGAACTTCAAAGGAAAGCAGGCGCTGGTAGCCGAGGTTGATGTACTGCTCGGCCTTCATCCGGATTTCGGGTGTTATCTTGTTCGTCCGCTTCATGTAATCCAGAACGAGCACGTTTGGATACGTGGTTGACGAGGTCTGCTCGAAGCAGCCGAACGGCATCCGGAAGATGTTGTCCATACCCTCGACGACGGTGCTGAACACTCCCGGGTAGACCTTCACCAGGATGTTGCTGGCGCCGGCGACGCTGCCCTCCGGAATGCGGACGGTCTGGTGGACCGTTTCGGTGAGGCGACCATTGAACGCCTGCTCGACCCGCTTGCCATTCGGAATGACTTCGACTTCGCGGCGGACGGCGTCCGAACGGGAGGTACCCTGGGCGCGGATCGTCAGTTTCTGGAACCCCAGGCCGGTTACCTTGACGCGGTACTTGACGCCCTTCACCTCGTTCGGCCCGAGGCTCACAGTCTTGGCGGCGTCGTCCATCAACTGGAACCAGCCCTCCTTATCGGCGGTGAGGGTGACTTTCTGCGCGCGAGGCAGGTAGTTGTAGACCGACACGGGCACGGAGACTTCGTCGCCCTGCGTGAGTTGAACGGGGAAGTTGATGTCCACAAAGAAGTCCTGGAATACGCGCATTGGCGCGGTGACGGAGCCCATGGCGCCGTTTCGGGTGGAGGCCATCGCCGTAAGACGCCACGTGGTGATGCTGTCCGCCATCGGCACATCCAACGATGCGCGGCCGTTGTTGTCGGTGATCAGCGAAGGCTGGAACAGCAGGGTTTCCGGGAAGTACTCGCGAACTCGCGCCGGCGCGGCGGTAACGGCGGAGTTGTCTTCCTGATACGCGAACGCTGTCTTGATGCCCTCCGGTACCAGCCTGTTCTTTTCTAATCCCAGGAGCATCGGCATGGGGGCAGCTGCCGGTCGGTCGAAAGCGACGGCGCCATCGACTACCATGCCTCGGCGCACCCCGCCGAAACCACGGCCGCCGAAGCCCCCGCCTCTCGCGGCCCAAGCCATCTGATCGCGGTCCCTGAACATCGTGTCCTTCACGCTCTGGCTGAGCCAAACGTAGATGTCGATATCATCTTCTGTGTGGGCTTTGCCGTCCGGGCCGAACGAGTGGAGGGTGAAGCCGTCTTTGTAAGACTGGCTGACAGCCGAGATGGTATAGTCGTGTTTCCACGGATCAATTGTCTTTGGACGGGCGAGGCGACCGTCCAGAACGAGAACCATCAGCGCGTCGCCGGACAGCGTCGGGTAGGCCTTGTGCGCCTTCTCGTAAGCATTCATTGCCTGTCGGATCGCCTCGGCGTCATCGGCGACGAGGTTGAACCCGCGTTCGCGAGCGGCGGCGAGCTTCGCGGGATATGAATCCGCGAGCATTGCGACGGCATCGTCGCGCCGTGGCAACGACGCGAACAACGCGCCCGCGGCACGCTGGCGGACCGCGCCCACGGCGCCCGTCGGCACCGGACGGACGATCTCGGAAGGCGACATACCGTGGATTTCGTACCGGGGTTCCAGTATCTCCTTTTCCAGGAGGAAATACACCTTCTCCATCCCGGGCTGCATCTCCTGGAGGGCGAAGACGCTCTCATCCACGATACTGACTCCCAGTGCAGACGGGCGCGGACGCCCGTCGGGACCCGTCACGGCGAAACGGACCTTCGCGGGCTCGCCGGGGAGATAGGTTTCCTTATCCGGTGTTGCCGCAATGCGCAGATCATTCGCGGGATCGACGTAGACCACGCGGGTGTCGCGGCGGATATTGCCGTCGTGTCCGATGCGATAAGCGTGAATCTCGAGCGTGCCGGACAGATCGGGCCCGAGGCTGACGGACACTTCCGCGCGCCCGGCCTCGAGTTCGGCCGTCTTGGTCAACACGGTCTGCCGGTTACGCATGATGTCGAAATACACTGGGGATTTGCCCTGCGGGCTGATGGCGGTCAGGTGGAGCGTTTCGCCTACCCTGTTCAGCGCGCCGTCCGCGTGCAGCAGGATCGCCTCAGCGTCCGGTGCGTTGAGCGCCGCAGTAGCCGCGCCGGTAGCGCCATTGGCATCCCTCACCGTGACCTGCAGCCCCTGGGCTGTTGAGGGAACGGAGTAGCGAACCAGCGCGACGCCCGAATCGTCGGTTTCCCCGTCAATCGTGCTCGTGGAGAAACCTCCCCCGAGTGAGAGGTGGTACTGCGTCTTCACCGGCGAGCCGTCGGGAGCGGAGGTCACAATGTACGCCCGGTTCTCCACGTTGGGGACCGGCGTCGGGGACTCCGGTACGATCGTCACCTTGATCGCTTGCGCCGCAACCGGTACGTTGGAGGTCGCCTTCTCATCGTGGTCCGCGGTGTCCGTAACGGTGATCTCCGCCTTCACGAATGCGTTGCCCTGTTCGAGCGGCTGACCGGCGAAGAATTCCGGCAGCTTTTGCTCCACGCGGAAGTGGCCGCTGTTGTCCAGCGTACCGTTGACCTCTGCGAACTGATTGAAACCGGCGTCGAATGTCGAAAGCGCTACCTTAACTGTGCCGGCTACCGGCTTGCCGAAAAAGTACTGGGCGGAAATGGCGCCCGTCAACGTGTCGCCCGGCCGATACCAGGTCTTGTCCGGTTTGAACCCCACCTTATACTTGGGAAGAACGTACCGGTCTACGGTGACGGTCTTCTCCTGGCTCACTCCGGCGATCGTCGCGGTCACCTTGAAGCCGCCCATGTTCAGTTCGTTCGCCAACTGGAAATCGGCGGAAAAGATGCCGTAGGCCGAAGAGCGATCGCGGTGCTTGAAGACCATGTTGCCTTTGCCGTCGCGGACGTCGATAACGCCATCCGCGCCGGCCACGGCGGAACGATCCGGCGAGCTCAGGGCGAGGGCCCGGATGTGGATGACCTGTCCGGGCTGGTAAACGGGCTTATCCGTAGTGAGGAGTACCTGCGCCGACGGCGCGATGGTGATGCCCTGCGTCACGCGATCGCGCTCGCCGAGAGCGACTGTGGTTACGCTGAGGCCGTAGCTGCCGGCCGGCAGGTTAGGCATCCGGAACGAGGCTCCGGCGGTCCCGGACGCGTCCGTCTTGCCCTGGTACACCGTGGTGGCGAAGCCCGGCGAGCCCTTCGGGCCTGGTTCGGCGTTGCGGGTGAGCGTGACCAGAACGGATGCGCCGTTCACCGGGGCCGAATCCTCATGGCGCAACGCCACGACACGCAATGCGGCGACGCTGTTCGGGAGGAACTGGGTCTGGCCGTAGAGGCGGGTATCCAGTTGCGGCGCGGGCGGAATACTGCGGTCCTCCGGTCCCACGACGACTTCCTTGTCTGTCAGCGTGATCGGAACCCGCGCCGCGCGCGAAATCGCCGCAACCGCTTCCTTCGGCGCCACGTCTTTCAGGGTGATGGTCACCGGCCGGGCGCGCCGCAGCGCGTCGGTGTTGTAGGCGATCTCACGGTTGCCCAGCACGACTCCCAGGGAATCCTCGATGGGTGCGCCGCGCAAGTCGAGCGTCAGTCCATCGGTTCGCGCCGCCTGTACGACCGGGCGGTAGGCGGAAGCCGCCAGCAGGGCGAGGCCGATTGGCACCATACAGAGGCTGAATTGAGACCCGCGGTTCATATGCTTTTCTCCTTCATTCCGGAAGTTTCGTACTATGTGACACGCGGGTGCGGCGAGACCTTCAATAGCGCACCATATAATGCTGAGGAAAATTATAGGCGGGGTGTAACTCATTGCCGAGGGGTCGCGTATGGCAACACGGAGGGGGGAACTATGCTGGGACTTTTCGAAGGCAGCCTTGCCATCGGATGTGTTGGGCTTGTGAGTATGGCGGGCCTGCAACTTGGTCATGGCTCAATGGGGCACCACGTCGGCGGCCACGGCCTGGATCTCGGCCACATCGGTGACGCGGGGCACGCCGGCATCGGGCATATCGGTGACGTCGGGCACGCCGGCATCGGGCACATCGGTGACGCCGGGCACGCCGGCATCGGGCACATCGGTGACGCGGGGCACGCCGGCATCGGGCACATCGGTGATGCGGGGCATGCCGGCATCGGCCACGGTGATGTGGCCCACGTTGGGCACGGGGACGCTGCGCAAGCGGGTCACGGCGCGGCGGCGGAACACGTTGTCAAGGCTCCGTTCTGGCTCATACCGTCTCCCATAACCGTTTTCTCGCTGATGATAGGTTTCGGGCTCGCGGGGATCGTGTTCGGCCGTTGGCTGAACCTTCCAATGGAGTGGACCGCCGCGATCGCCGTCGCCAACGCGATTGTCTTCGAGCGGTTCCTGGTCCGCCCCTATTGGGAATGGATATTCCGATTTGCCAGCACACCCGGGACCAACCTCCAGGGCGCGGTCGCCACGAAAGCGATCGCCGTAACCTCATTCAACGCGCGGGGCCGAGGCCTCGTGCGCTTAACGGTGGACGGCCAGGACCGCGACGTCCTTGCTCGCCTGATACCGGGGACCTCGCGCGGACGCGTGCGAAGAGGCGATACGCTCTTCGTGGAACGCGCGGATGAGGACAACAGCGTCCTCGTGTCCAAGCCGGATTCCGTCGCAAACCTATAGGAGAAACGTAGTAATGCAAGACAACATTTGGCCGCTCGTCATCGGCGTAATCGTCTTCCTGTTCGTAGTGCTGCCCGTTATCGCCCAGATGTTTCTCACCCGGGTAGACGCCGGTACCATTCGACTGGTGTCCTGGTATGGCGGCGGCGTCAAGATATACCGTGGACCGGGCAAGGCATGGGAGGTTCCCATCCTGACCACGAGCACCAGCATCCCCAGCAAGGCCATCAACATCGACATCGACATCAATGACCAGACGGCGGACCTGGACGCCAACGGGATTCCAAAGCCTATCAAGGTTCGCGTCCTCGCCTCCGCCATCGTAAGCGTCGGCGACACGGACCAGACCATCCTGACGGCCGCCAACCGCTTCTTCTCGAAGCCGGACATGGAGCAGTTGAGCACCTTGAGCGACCTGCTGAGTTCGGCCGGCCGCCGGGCTGTCAACCTGCTGAACCACGACCAGTTGTACAGCACCCGGACACCGGGCGAGCCCGGCAAAACCGCAACGGTGCCGACGCCGAGCCTGAGCAGCATGCTCCCGCCGGAACAGGAAACCGAGGAAGATGACAGCCTGGCGATCATCATCAAACAGGCGTGTTCCCGCGAGCTTCACGACCTGGGCCTCGTGTTCAACTCGTTGAACATCAAGGAAGTCCAGAGCGAAGTGGCGGAGGCCCGCCGCCGCCAGAGCGCCGTTGAAGCCAAGGCCAACGCCGATATCGTGACCGCCGTTCAGGAGCGGCGCGCCCGTGAAGCGCAGTTGGGTGCCCAGCAGGCGATCTCGGATAAAGAACGCGAACTTGACCAGACGAGGGCGAACAACGCGGCCCTCATCGCCCAGGCTGAAGCGAAGAAGCAGGATAGCCTCGCCGTTCAGCGCACCGCCGAGTTGAGGGCGACCCAGATCGCTCAGGCCACCGCGGACGCGGAGCGCGTGAAGATCGAAGCCGAAGCCCGCGCGATGGCCGAAGCGGTCAGGATCCGCACGGTTGCCGAGGCGCAGGCGGACGCCATCAAGAAGGTCAACGAGGCGGCGGCCGGCGGTGGCATGTACCTTACACTGAAGCAGCTCGAAATGGTGCCGCAGATCGCTCCGGGGATCGCCGATGCGCTGTCGAAGGCGCGGCTGGTCACCTTCAGCGGAGGCGGCGGTGACGGCGCCGCCAGCGAGACGGCCGGAGACATCACCAAGGTCGTCCAGATGATGCTGGCCGCGCAACTTGTGCAGGGATCGATGCAGGACGCCGATGGCGCTCCCGCCCCCGTTGCCCCAGCGGCTCCCGCGCCGCCGCAACCCCGGCCGGCGCCGCGCCCGATGCCTCCGGCACAGTCGTAACTCGATTACCAAAGCGGGCAGGCGGGGAGTCCTTTACGGGCTCCCCGCCTTTTTGGGGTCGCCCCATGGTTCAGCGAATCGGTGAAAGGATGCAGGCATTGTCTATCCCCGCGAGTCGGCAAATAGAGACATTCTTACCTCCAGGCCGCGCCGAGGCTGTGGAACGAGTATTCGGGCCATATTGCCCCCGGTTCGAAAGCCGTCTGAATGGTAGAACTGCATCCATCGCCGGTACTGGCAAGCGCGTTCACAGTCGATGTGGACGACGCCTTGCAGATACGTGAACTCACCCATCACGTGGCGCATCACGTTGGCGCCGAGGCGTGCGCCGCCCTGCGGGAGTTCCTGGCGAACGTGCGGGAGCACTGTACCCGCAAGGATGTCCAGATCGTGGAACTGCCGTCGCTTCTCGTCGCCTACGACCACGGGGGCGGCATCGTGGATTACCACTCGCACAAACCGGACGGTGAAGGCGGATACGGCATTTCGATTATGCGGGCACTTGGCGCGGACTTGCGCGGCTGGGAAGAGGGGACGATGTTCGTGATGGTGGTGTGAGGCAGCGGGAGACGATGGGCGATGAATGCCGGGCTCCTCGGCCGGCATTCATCGCTCATTATTCCCACTCAGGGGTTTGTGTCCAGTCCAGTGGCCTTTCGGGCGATTCGAACGCCATCGATGATATCGATTCCGGGATTCGACGTAGATACGTTCCAGCGCGCGCTGTCGGGCGGGCCTGCTTCCACTCCAGCAGAAATCTGAAGCGCTTTCACGGCGTCGGCAGCAACATAATAGTTTGCCCCGAATTCGTAGGCTCCCATATCAATAACCGCGCCGATGATTCGTGGCTTGCCGTCCAGTTCGTGCTGCCCACCCTCCACAGACGCGTTATCGCCGGCATCGATACAGGGCGATTCGGCCTGCAAGCGGAAGTCTCCGTCGGTCTGGCTGCCGAACAGCGGATCCTCGCTGATGTTGCCGTCGGTCCCGGTTGGGTCTGGGATGGTCCAGTAGTTGGTGAAGGTATTGCCGTAGAAATCGTTATACGAGAGAGTGGCGTGACTAGCGCTAATGCCGATGCGATTGAAAGCCACAATGCAGTTGGTGACTGTCGCCGAGGCCGAGGACGAGCTAACGGTGATGCCGTTGGAGAATCCTGCGATGGTACTGCTGGCGATGCGCGCCGTGCCCGCGAGCACGTTGATGCCGTCTTTGGCGCTTCCGATGACTGCGCAGTTGGAGACGTTCACCGAGCCGTAGTGTACGTAGACGCCTCTCGACGCCCCACCACCAATGGTGCAGTAGGCGACGTTCGCCGTGCCATAGTCCACGTTGATCCCATAGCCATCGGCGGAGGTTGCGCTGATCGAGCAGTTGGCGATGGTCATGATGCCGGAAGGCACGGAAATTCCATTGGCACTGTTGCGGACAGTAAAGCCATCCAGCGCGCTTCCCACGAACTGCGACGTCACTACGCTGGAACTTGTGGTTCCGCCGCCATCCAGTACGGAGATATTCGTCTTCCAGTCTCGTTGAAGCTTGAAGGTCTCTGTTCCCGCCCATCCGCCGAAGACGCTTACGCCCGGAGGGACGCTCACGTTCTCCCGGTATACTCCGCTCGCTATCCACAACTCGTCCGTTCCCTTCGCAACGACTATCGCTCCCCCGATGGTCTTCTTGGCGTTGCCCCACGAGGTCCCATCGTTCCCGTCGTCTCCCGTGGGTTTGACAAACCAGGTGCGGGATGGAACCGTCCAGGCCGTTCCGTCGCTCTCGTCGGAACCGATATCCACATGGGCTCCGATGATCCGTGGCTGACCGTCGATGTCGGTCCAGCCCGGTTGAGCCACGGCATCGTCTCCGGTGTCAACGCACGGTGAACGGGGTTGTATGTGAATGTCGTGGTACGAGTTGGTTAACTTCGGATCCTGACTAATATTTCCCGCGGAACCGGATGGATCAGTGACGTTGATGAAGTTGGCGGCGGCGCTGCCATACACGTCGCTGTGTGACAAGGTAACGGGTTGGAAGCGGTCGCTGCGAGAGATGCCGGCTCCGTTGAACGCCACGATGCAGTTTGTGAGCGTCGCCCCGCCCGAGTATACGTTAACTGCAAGGGAGTTGGCGCAGATGGTGCAATTGATGGCTGTTACCGAGCTGTCGATGTACAGCGAGATGCCGGTGGAGGAGTTGCCGCTGATGATGGAGTTCGTGATGGCAGCCCGGCCGTGGTTCCCATAGACTCCGTAAATGCAACCGCTGATGGCA
This genomic window contains:
- a CDS encoding alpha-2-macroglobulin family protein translates to MNRGSQFSLCMVPIGLALLAASAYRPVVQAARTDGLTLDLRGAPIEDSLGVVLGNREIAYNTDALRRARPVTITLKDVAPKEAVAAISRAARVPITLTDKEVVVGPEDRSIPPAPQLDTRLYGQTQFLPNSVAALRVVALRHEDSAPVNGASVLVTLTRNAEPGPKGSPGFATTVYQGKTDASGTAGASFRMPNLPAGSYGLSVTTVALGERDRVTQGITIAPSAQVLLTTDKPVYQPGQVIHIRALALSSPDRSAVAGADGVIDVRDGKGNMVFKHRDRSSAYGIFSADFQLANELNMGGFKVTATIAGVSQEKTVTVDRYVLPKYKVGFKPDKTWYRPGDTLTGAISAQYFFGKPVAGTVKVALSTFDAGFNQFAEVNGTLDNSGHFRVEQKLPEFFAGQPLEQGNAFVKAEITVTDTADHDEKATSNVPVAAQAIKVTIVPESPTPVPNVENRAYIVTSAPDGSPVKTQYHLSLGGGFSTSTIDGETDDSGVALVRYSVPSTAQGLQVTVRDANGATGAATAALNAPDAEAILLHADGALNRVGETLHLTAISPQGKSPVYFDIMRNRQTVLTKTAELEAGRAEVSVSLGPDLSGTLEIHAYRIGHDGNIRRDTRVVYVDPANDLRIAATPDKETYLPGEPAKVRFAVTGPDGRPRPSALGVSIVDESVFALQEMQPGMEKVYFLLEKEILEPRYEIHGMSPSEIVRPVPTGAVGAVRQRAAGALFASLPRRDDAVAMLADSYPAKLAAARERGFNLVADDAEAIRQAMNAYEKAHKAYPTLSGDALMVLVLDGRLARPKTIDPWKHDYTISAVSQSYKDGFTLHSFGPDGKAHTEDDIDIYVWLSQSVKDTMFRDRDQMAWAARGGGFGGRGFGGVRRGMVVDGAVAFDRPAAAPMPMLLGLEKNRLVPEGIKTAFAYQEDNSAVTAAPARVREYFPETLLFQPSLITDNNGRASLDVPMADSITTWRLTAMASTRNGAMGSVTAPMRVFQDFFVDINFPVQLTQGDEVSVPVSVYNYLPRAQKVTLTADKEGWFQLMDDAAKTVSLGPNEVKGVKYRVKVTGLGFQKLTIRAQGTSRSDAVRREVEVIPNGKRVEQAFNGRLTETVHQTVRIPEGSVAGASNILVKVYPGVFSTVVEGMDNIFRMPFGCFEQTSSTTYPNVLVLDYMKRTNKITPEIRMKAEQYINLGYQRLLSFEVQGGGFSWFGTPPANKVLTAFGLQEFADMSGVWDVDKNVLSRTQVWEASQQNPDGSWAPDANYIDEGLGPMWKSNLLATAYVTWGLAESNRIVDGAPGTAGKGVNYLKTHQSEALDAYALAILANAMLTAAPNDPAGTTITDRLVKERTDDPNGMTYWKTGQATVTFAGGDSANIETTALAALACIKSGRYPDVVGRALNWLISKRDPSGTWGSTQATILTLRALLAGQGAQVHKGSATIKVLVNGSEAGTVKVTDDNADVMQQVDCREYVRAGDNDVELQVSGEGQMMYGISAWHYTPWGGQGAEKGPLDIEVKYDRTQLAVNETLKADVKITFTPPVMLAGELVGMGIRNLPPAKYANMVVVDLGVPPGFVVDQNDLIGLVEAKTITRFELTGRQIILYFDRIEANKPVTFSVHMAAQYPLRAQTPQSVVYQYYNPGIRATASPVGLQVTDK
- a CDS encoding right-handed parallel beta-helix repeat-containing protein, translating into MPYICTPQPLRAVIRALPLALLLPTAAWGKVVYVNKNAPGIITDGASWPTAFKSVQAGIDSALSGDEVWVAGSAPAAPAYVEAIVLRSGVPLYGGFAGTETERIQRNWKTNVTIVDGNGSATTDTITSYSQDTVVDGFTIRNGRRGVYVYSGGATTVANSAISGCIYGVYGNHGRAAITNSIISGNSSTGISLYIDSSVTAINCTICANSLAVNVYSGGATLTNCIVAFNGAGISRSDRFQPVTLSHSDVYGSAAANFINVTDPSGSAGNISQDPKLTNSYHDIHIQPRSPCVDTGDDAVAQPGWTDIDGQPRIIGAHVDIGSDESDGTAWTVPSRTWFVKPTGDDGNDGTSWGNAKKTIGGAIVVAKGTDELWIASGVYRENVSVPPGVSVFGGWAGTETFKLQRDWKTNISVLDGGGTTSSSVVTSQFVGSALDGFTVRNSANGISVPSGIMTIANCSISATSADGYGINVDYGTANVAYCTIGGGASRGVYVHYGSVNVSNCAVIGSAKDGINVLAGTARIASSTIAGFSNGITVSSSSASATVTNCIVAFNRIGISASHATLSYNDFYGNTFTNYWTIPDPTGTDGNISEDPLFGSQTDGDFRLQAESPCIDAGDNASVEGGQHELDGKPRIIGAVIDMGAYEFGANYYVAADAVKALQISAGVEAGPPDSARWNVSTSNPGIDIIDGVRIARKATGLDTNP